Within the Pseudomonas oryzae genome, the region CTGGGTGACGCGCAGCGTCATGTTCGACGAACGCAAGGCCAAGGTGGAAAGCCAGGTGGCGATCGCCCTGTCGGTGATCAGCGACGTGGCCGCGCAGGTGCAGCGTGGCGGCATGAGCCTGGAGCAGGGCCAGCTGTACGCCGGTGAGCTGATCAAGAGCATGCGCTACGACGACGGCCGCGGCTATTTCTTCGTCTTCGACGACAGCATGGTCGTCGCCCACCCGACCATTCCGACCAGCACCTCGGTCGAGGACTTCAAGGATGCCGATGGTCGCCACCTGTTCGTCGAGATGGCGCAGGCGGTGAAGAAGGCCGGCGAGTCCGCCTTCGTCGACTACCGCTGGAAGCATGCCAACGGTACGGAGCTGGAGAACAAGCGCTCCTTCGTGCGCAGTTTCGAACCCTGGGGCTGGTACATCGGTACCGGCACCTACATCGCCGACATCAACGAGATGTTCGTGCAGAAGCTGATCCGGGCGGCGCTCGGCTTGCTGCTGGCTGGCATCCCGCTGTCGCTGCTGATGGGCTGGGTGATCCGTGACCTGCTGCAGCGCCTGGGCGGCGATCCGCGCTACGCCGTGGCGGTGGCCCGGCAGATCGCCGAGGGCGACCTCAGCCAGGCGCCGCTGCTGCGTGCCGGCGACACCCAGAGCCTGCTGGTGGACATGAACCGCATGCGCGAGTCGCTCAGCCGCACCATCGGCGACATCAGCCACAGCGCCCGCGAGGTGCACAGCGAGGCCGAGGCGATCAGCTTCGGCAACGCCGAACTGGCCGCGCGTACCGAGCAGCAGGCCGCGGCGCTGGCGGAAACCGCCTCGACCATGGAGCAGCTCACCTCCACGGTGCGGCAGAACGCCGAGAACGCCGACCAGGCGCGGCGCCTGGCGGCCAACTGCGCCGACAACGCGCGCAAGGGCGGCAGCGCCATGGAGCAGGTGGTCGACGCCATGAACGCGATCCAGAGCAGCGCCACCCAGATGTCGAGCATCGTCGACACCATCGACGCGATCGCCTTCCAGACCAACATCCTCGCCCTCAACGCCTCGGTCGAGGCGGCGCGGGCCGGCGAGCAGGGCCGCGGCTTCGCCGTGGTCGCCGGCGAGGTGCGCAAGCTGGCCAGCCGCAGCGCCGAGGCCGCCCACGAGATCAAGGGGCTGATCGACGGCGCCGGCGGTCAGGTGCGCAACGGTAACGAGCGGGTACGCCAGACCGGCGAGGTCATCCGCAACATGGTGGCCGACATGGGCCGCCTGAACACGCTGATCGGCGAGATCTCCTCGGCCTCGGCGGAGCAGAGCAACGGCATCGAGCAGGTCAACGTGGCTGTGGCGCAGATGGACCAGATGACCCAGCGCAACGCCGGCATGGTGCAGGACAGCGCGCTGGCGGCCCAGCGCCTGAGCAAGCAGAGCGCGCGCCTGAGCGAGCACGTGGTGCGCTTCGTCATCGGCGGCGACAGCGCCGCGCCGCGCGCCCGCGCCGAAAGCGGGGCGTTCGAGCGGCAGCCGGACGGAGTGCGCGGCGAGGCGGCGTGGTCCTGAGCGATCGACAACGAGGTCTGCCATCGGCGGCAGGTAACAGGGAAAAGGAGAGCAAGGTGAAGCTACTGAACGACATGACGGTGCGCCTGAGCTGGAACCTGGTGCTGGGACTGTTCGCCACCCTGGTGTGCGGCCTCAGCGTCGTCGGCTGGTACAGCCTGGGGTTCGCCGAGCAGACCATCGCCGCCCTGCCGCAGGCCGGCGGGCAGCAGGCCTTCGCCGGGTTCGCCGACCTGATGCGTGGGCTGATCGCCCTGATCGTGCTGGTCTCGGTGGGCAGCATCTGTGCGGTGGTGTGGGGGGTCAACCGCAACGTGATCCGCCCGCTGCAGCGGGTGGTCGGCCACTGCGAGCAGATCGCTGCCGGCAACCTGGCCGAGTCGATCGAGAAGGGCAACGCCAACGAGATCGGCCAGCTGTTCGCCTCGCTGGCGCACATCCAGCAGCGCCTGACCGCCACCGTCGGCACCGTGCGGCACAGCAGCCAGCTGATCCACGAGGGCGCCCAGGAGATCGCCGAGGGCAATCGCAACCTGTCCGCGCGCACCATCGAGCAGGCCGCCTCGCTGGAGAACACCGCCTCGAGCATGGAGCAGCTGACCTCCACCGTCGGCCAGAACGCCGACAACGCGCGCCAGGCCAGCCAGCTGGCCGCCACCGCGGCGCAGGCCGCGCAGCGCGGCGGTGAGGTGGTCGACGAGGTGGTCAGCACCATGGGGCAGATCAGCAGCAGCTCGCACAAGGTCGCCGAGATCATCAAGTTGATCGACTCGATCGCCTTCCAGACCAACATCCTCGCCCTCAACGCCTCGGTCGAGGCGGCGCGCGCCGGCGAGCAGGGCCGCGGCTTCGCCGTGGTGGCCGGCGAGGTGCGCAGCCTGGCCAGCCGCAGCGCCGAGGCGGCCAAGGACATCCGCACGCTGATCGGCGAGTCGGTGGCGCGGGTCGAGACCGGCAGCGAGCTGGTCAGCCAGGCCGGCAACGCCATGCAGGAAATCGTCGAGGCGGTGCAGAAGGTCGCCGACATCATGGACGAGATCGCCGCCGCCTCCGCCGAGCAGAGCAACGGCATCGGCCTGGTCAACCAGGCGGTGACCCAGATGGATCAGGTGACCCAGCAGAACGCCGGTCTGGTGCAGGACTCGGCGCGCTCCGCCAGCGACCTGGTCGGCGAGGCCGCCCGTCTGCGCGAGGCGGTGGAAGTGTTCCGCATCGTCGAGGCGCAGCTGGCGCAGCGCGCGCCGGCCGAGTCGTGGGCGCGTCAGCAGTACCGCAACGCCGAGCGCGAAGTGGCCGAGCTGGCTCGTCCCGCTGCCGGCAGCCCCGCGGCCAGGCCGGCGGCTGAAGATGACGACTGGCAGACCTTCTAGTCCGCTGTCCCGCCTTCAGGGCCGTCACATTCATGGAGATGCAGCATGCGCAATAACCAGCCGGTCACCCAGCGCGAATTCGAGTTGGCGGACGACACCTTCCTGATCTCGCGTACCGACCTCAAGGGCCGGGTCACCTACGCCAACCCGACCTTCATCAAGGTCAGCGGCTACTCGTGGGAGGAGCTGCACGGCGCCGACCACAACCTGGTGCGTCATCCGGACATGCCGCCGGAGGCGTTCGCCAACCTGTGGTCGACCATCCAGGACGGGCACTCCTGGAACGGCGTGGTGAAGAACCGACGCAAGAACGGCGACCACTACTGGGTGCGCGCCAACGTCACGCCGACCGTCGAGGACGGTCGGGTGGTCGGCTACACCTCGATCCGCCGCAAGGCCACCCGCGCCGAGGTCGAGGCGGCCGATGCCGCCTACCGGCTGATCCGCGAGGGCCGTGGCGGCAAGTTCATGCTCGACCGCGGCCGCCTGCTGCTGCGTGGCCCGGCCGGCTGGCTGGCGCGTCTGCAGCCGTCCTCGCTGCGTTTCCGCCTGTGGCTGATCCGCCTGATCGCCGTGCTGATGGTGGCCGGCAACAGCGTGTCCGGAGTGACGAAGTTTCTCGAGGGCGCCGAAGGCCTCGAGATGCTGGCCGAGGGGACGATGGCGCTGCTCGGCGTGCTGCTGCTGACCATGACCCTGAGCACCGGACGCGCCCTGCTGCGCGGCCTGGAGTCGGCCGCCGACTACATGGCGCAGCTGGCCGCCGGCAACCTCGATGCGCGCCTGCGCAGCAGCCGTCTCGACGAGCTGGCCCTGCTGATGCGTTTCCAGGAGGCGCTGCGCAAGAGTGTGCGCGGTATTTCGGTCGACGTGAACAACAGCGTCAACGCCCTGTCGGCTGCCGTCGACGGCATCGCCTCCGGCAACGAGGAGCTGTCCGCGCGCACCGAGCAGCAGGCCGCCTCGCTGCAGCAGACCGCGGCGAGCATGGAAGAGCTGACCGCCACCGTGCAGCAGAACGCCGGCAACGCCCGCCACGCCAGCCAGCTGGCCAGCGACGCCGCCAGCACCGTGCGCGACAGCGGCGAGGTGATGGGCCAGGTGGTCGGCACCATGGACCAGATCACCGCCACCTCGCGCAAGATGACCGAGATCATCAACGTCATCGACTCGATCGCCTTCCAGACCAACATCCTTGCGCTCAACGCCTCGGTCGAGGCGGCGCGCGCCGGCGAGCAGGGCCGCGGCTTCGCCGTGGTGGCCAGCGAGGTGCGCAACCTGGCCA harbors:
- a CDS encoding methyl-accepting chemotaxis protein, whose product is MRNLTTSQKLWGTLIAAWLAMLVLMFWSSWVTRSVMFDERKAKVESQVAIALSVISDVAAQVQRGGMSLEQGQLYAGELIKSMRYDDGRGYFFVFDDSMVVAHPTIPTSTSVEDFKDADGRHLFVEMAQAVKKAGESAFVDYRWKHANGTELENKRSFVRSFEPWGWYIGTGTYIADINEMFVQKLIRAALGLLLAGIPLSLLMGWVIRDLLQRLGGDPRYAVAVARQIAEGDLSQAPLLRAGDTQSLLVDMNRMRESLSRTIGDISHSAREVHSEAEAISFGNAELAARTEQQAAALAETASTMEQLTSTVRQNAENADQARRLAANCADNARKGGSAMEQVVDAMNAIQSSATQMSSIVDTIDAIAFQTNILALNASVEAARAGEQGRGFAVVAGEVRKLASRSAEAAHEIKGLIDGAGGQVRNGNERVRQTGEVIRNMVADMGRLNTLIGEISSASAEQSNGIEQVNVAVAQMDQMTQRNAGMVQDSALAAQRLSKQSARLSEHVVRFVIGGDSAAPRARAESGAFERQPDGVRGEAAWS
- a CDS encoding methyl-accepting chemotaxis protein translates to MRGLIALIVLVSVGSICAVVWGVNRNVIRPLQRVVGHCEQIAAGNLAESIEKGNANEIGQLFASLAHIQQRLTATVGTVRHSSQLIHEGAQEIAEGNRNLSARTIEQAASLENTASSMEQLTSTVGQNADNARQASQLAATAAQAAQRGGEVVDEVVSTMGQISSSSHKVAEIIKLIDSIAFQTNILALNASVEAARAGEQGRGFAVVAGEVRSLASRSAEAAKDIRTLIGESVARVETGSELVSQAGNAMQEIVEAVQKVADIMDEIAAASAEQSNGIGLVNQAVTQMDQVTQQNAGLVQDSARSASDLVGEAARLREAVEVFRIVEAQLAQRAPAESWARQQYRNAEREVAELARPAAGSPAARPAAEDDDWQTF
- a CDS encoding methyl-accepting chemotaxis protein codes for the protein MVAGNSVSGVTKFLEGAEGLEMLAEGTMALLGVLLLTMTLSTGRALLRGLESAADYMAQLAAGNLDARLRSSRLDELALLMRFQEALRKSVRGISVDVNNSVNALSAAVDGIASGNEELSARTEQQAASLQQTAASMEELTATVQQNAGNARHASQLASDAASTVRDSGEVMGQVVGTMDQITATSRKMTEIINVIDSIAFQTNILALNASVEAARAGEQGRGFAVVASEVRNLASRSAEASREIRGLIVSSSQQIDEGAQLVQRAEQSIEGVVAAVTKVNDIMGEIAAASAEQSSGIALVNQAVAQMDDVTQRNAGLVQSAAQAAVELKGHLDDALRTMGVFRHEGQQTVAPRAPAAAVRRAAPVDAASAANTRPARRKDAEAVEEWSEF